In Aedes albopictus strain Foshan chromosome 3, AalbF5, whole genome shotgun sequence, the following are encoded in one genomic region:
- the LOC109623332 gene encoding sorting nexin-14, producing MLFYHVKEVLLKFYQDDVARMVGLSIISLSVIVGCYVSSILGLFIVAFFINGCVAAVITLNHKDRVGHYLQKVKDFFGYKDYDPQNALECDVCGNEKCPRHNRNAVIHEPWKGFLIDPDLDDAVDNFFSHILDGFICNWYAQISPDEEFIVNIKSNLRDALCRLLIRAKELDAPTVITTRLLPTFFIHYEIIAKMLLVNNVPMNLLAKTFHTDQYPIHPAVLNRQAEQSYLRGVAKVMIPRLFTQENINCKIFSNLIKELLTFWVLLPLLDVISDPNLINLLIIAATDKRQKETNRSKEQSYEKVEILEDFVERSREKVECGVKTIVEEENILEDQDKLYYFMQFLIKEGSVELLRFYLDVDSLNKELEDPHITTDPTKLSSLHQQSEKLLQTYQNMMKNEKESSIATTLNEAHERIKEKLEEKWRKQFSKTFEYFELIYGTRDIKDNSDKKLPEGGGGSGTKLSSKFKEVIRGAVDGAPIEATEAPTVWDALTDSQPQNNTIYSSVTQKLRKEKGQSLDAFMTTFMHSIEQSPDIGEDVIEVKSTTKKKFKKPGESVVFGELFDQKAGSKNTHTTTLLSHSVRGPSQCLVYILVKILNAPILLVRLALAFCCVSRKTVDTLIHTAIARLLRVGLKESRLAALINLLREIIFLKKLPEPTPAELLRRQQEARKRLEDLRAGLGNVANVLQSPVLNKHLMYCLFDIILGEMYPEFESPAVASVNVDR from the exons ATGCTGTTTTATCATGTAAAGGAAGTGCTGCTAAAATTCTATCAGGATGACGTAGCTAGAATGGTAGGATTGAGCATTATTTCGCTATCCGTGATTGTCGGATGCTATGTCAG CTCTATCTTGGGTCTTTTTATTGTGGCGTTTTTCATCAATGGCTGCGTTGCAGCAGTAATTACATTGAACCATAAGGATCGCGTCGGACATTACCTTCAAAAggtgaaggatttcttcggatacAAGGATTAT GATCCACAAAACGCATTGGAATGCGACGTCTGCGGCAATGAGAAATGCCCTCGTCACAATAGAAATGCCGTAATACACGAACCCTGGAAAGGGTTCCTTATCGACCCGGACCTCGACGATGCTGTTGATAATTTTTTCTCGCACATACTTGATGGGTTCATTTGTAATTGGTATGCCCAAATATCGCCGGACGAGGAATTCATCGTGAACATCAAGAGCAATTTGCGTGACGCTCTATGTAGACTTTTGATCCGAGCTAAAGAGTTAGACGCCCCTACGGTCATCACTACCCGTTTGCTGCCGACGTTCTTTATTCATTATGAAATCATTGCCAAAATGCTGCTGGTCAACAATGTGCCAATGAATCTACTGGCGAAAACTTTCCACACCGATCAGTACCCGATACATCCGGCGGTACTCAACCGACAGGCAGAGCAAAGCTACCTGAGGGGAGTGGCCAAAGTGATGATACCTCGATTGTTCACCCAGGAGAACATCAACTGTAAGATATTCTCCAACTTGATCAAGGAGTTGTTGACTTTTTGGGTGTTGCTTCCTCTGTTGGATGTGATCTCTGATCCAAATCTGATCAACTTGTTGATAATTGCCGCCACCGATAAGCGTCAAAAGGAAACGAACCGTTCGAAAGAACAAAGCTACGAGAAGGTGGAAATTTTAGAAGATTTCGTCGAAAGAAGTCGAGAAAAGGTCGAATGTGGTGTGAAGACAATTGTAGAAGAGGAAAATATTCTGGAAGATCAAGACAAATTGTACTACTTCATGCAGTTTCTGATCAAGGAGGGATCGGTTGAGTTGTTGCGATTCTATTTAGATGTTG ATAGTTTGAACAAAGAATTAGAAGACCCCCACATCACCACCGATCCGACCAAGCTGTCCTCGTTGCATCAACAATCGGAAAAGTTACTTCAAACGTATCAAAACATGATGAAGAACGAGAAGGAATCATCGATCGCCACTACGCTGAACGAAGCTCATGAACGGATCAAAGAAAAACTCGAGGAGAAATGGAGGAAACAGTTCAGCAAAACTTTTGAGTACTTTGAATTGATCTACGGGACTAGAGATATTAAGGATAACTCAGATAAAAA ACTACCGGAGGGCGGTGGAGGTTCTGGAACGAAGCTAAGTTCGAAATTCAAAGAGGTGATCCGCGGTGCTGTTGATGGTGCTCCGATCGAAGCCACAGAGGCTCCTACCGTTTGGGATGCCCTGACGGACAGTCAACCGCAGAACAATACCATATACAGCTCAGTAACGCAGAAGCTCCGCAAGGAGAAAGGCCAGAGCTTGGACGCCTTCATGACTACATTCATGCATTCCATTGAACAGAG TCCCGATATTGGCGAGGATGTGATAGAAGTAAAAAGTACAACgaagaagaaattcaaaaaaccggGAGAAAGTGTGGTATTTGGAGAGCTGTTCGATCAAAAGGCGGGTTCGAAGAACACGCACACAACTACGCTTCTGTCGCACAGCGTTCGTGGACCATCGCAATGCTTAGTCTACATAC TGGTAAAAATTCTCAACGCACCGATTCTGCTGGTTCGCCTGGCTTTGGCCTTCTGTTGCGTTTCTCGTAAAACCGTGGACACGTTAATTCACACTGCAATAGCGCGATTGCTACGCGTAGGACTGAAAGAATCGCGCCTAGCCGCCCTCATCAATCTGCTGAGGGAGATTATCTTCCTCAAAAAGCTTCCGGAACCAACGCCAGCGGAGCTGCTTCGAAGGCAACAGGAAGCTCGCAAACGTTTGGAGGACCTCCGCGCCGGGCTAGGAAATGTGGCCAACGTGCTGCAATCGCCGGTGTTGAACAAACACCTAATGTACTGTTTGTTCGATATCATCCTGGGCGAGATGTATCCAGAGTTTGAAAGCCCCGCTGTGGCATCCGTAAACGTCGATAGGTAA